One genomic segment of Hordeum vulgare subsp. vulgare chromosome 2H, MorexV3_pseudomolecules_assembly, whole genome shotgun sequence includes these proteins:
- the LOC123428938 gene encoding cytosolic sulfotransferase 8-like: protein MSTMTTPTPSASCFLVGPVPFKDVAGPEDDNHITPPEECGHIISTLPTIAFLGRFVHHQYQGAWVIHERLPGVLSFQRSFTPRPGDVLLASPPKCGTTWLKALSFAIMARAAYPPTAGDHPLLRLNPHECVPFIDDLFSAGQDAKLEALPSPRLMNTHMHHSLLPASVAVDPNLKVVYICREPKDMLVSMWHFGNTIHPCDFSDMFESVCEGKSPDGPIWDHVLGYWRASKASPERVLFLRYEEMLLNPVESVMKLAGFLGVPFSAVDEVAGLPADIVKLCSIDTMKGLQVNKTGASGLFYKFQHKSYFRKGATGDWVNHMTPEMAQRLDDIFEYKLRGSGLSFSS from the exons ATGTCCACCATGACCACTCCAACTCCTAGCGCATCTTGCTTCCTGGTAGGCCCCGTCCCGTTCAAGGACGTCGCCGGCCCCGAAGACGACAACCACATCACCCCGCCAGAAGAGTGCGGGCACATCATCTCCACCTTACCGACCATCGCGTTCCTAGGCCGCTTTGTGCACCACCAATATCAGGGCGCTTGGGTGATCCACGAGAGGCTCCCCGGGGTCCTCTCTTTCCAGCGGAGCTTCACCCCGCGGCCCGGCGACGTGCTCCTCGCGAGCCCACCCAAGTGCGGGACAACGTGGCTCAAGGCCTTGTCTTTCGCCATCATGGCGCGGGCGGCGTACCCGCCCACCGCCGGCGACCACCCGCTCCTCCGCCTCAACCCACACGAGTGTGTCCCCTTCATTGATGACCTCTTCAGTGCAGGGCAGGACGCCAAGCTGGAGGCTTTGCCGTCGCCTAGACTCATGAACACGCACATGCACCACTCCCTGCTGCCGGCCTCCGTTGCCGTCGACCCCAACCTTAAGGTCGTCTACATCTGCAG GGAACCCAAGGATATGTTAGTGTCCATGTGGCACTTTGGCAATACCATACACCCATGTGACTTCTCCGACATGTTCGAGAGTGTCTGCGAGGGTAAGAGCCCAGATGGTCCCATCTGGGACCATGTTCTCGGCTACTGGAGAGCAAGCAAAGCTAGTCCGGAGAGAGTTTTGTTCTTGAGGTACGAGGAGATGCTTCTCAATCCAGTTGAGAGTGTCATGAAGCTGGCGGGGTTCCTCGGGGTGCCATTCTCGGCCGTCGACGAAGTGGCAGGGCTGCCGGCAGACATCGTTAAATTGTGCAGCATCGACACAATGAAAGGCCTGCAGGTGAACAAGACGGGCGCTTCCGGTCTGTTTTACAAGTTCCAGCATAAATCCTACTTCAGGAAAGGGGCGACCGGAGACTGGGTGAACCATATGACACCAGAGATGGCGCAGCGATTGGACGACATTTTCGAGTACAAGCTACGTGGGTCAGGATTGTCTTTCAGCTCTTGA